In Acidobacteriota bacterium, the following proteins share a genomic window:
- a CDS encoding endonuclease domain-containing protein: MSDVRTSTQRVRELRHTQTGAEKAAWHLLRGRRLGLKFRRQYPIENHVVDFYCCELRLAVELDGGVHSQPSQMKKDAAKDAYLRKIGVRVLRLPNGLVTEDPDGFVRKVREAAELVRSAGRGRK; encoded by the coding sequence ATTTCAGACGTGCGAACCAGCACCCAGCGCGTTCGCGAATTGCGCCACACGCAGACTGGAGCTGAAAAGGCGGCCTGGCATTTGCTGCGAGGCAGGCGCCTGGGCCTGAAATTCCGCCGCCAGTATCCCATCGAAAATCACGTCGTTGATTTTTATTGCTGCGAGCTCCGCCTGGCCGTGGAACTCGATGGAGGCGTCCACTCGCAGCCCAGCCAGATGAAAAAGGATGCAGCGAAGGATGCGTACCTTAGAAAGATTGGCGTGCGCGTGCTCAGGTTGCCGAATGGGTTGGTGACCGAGGACCCGGACGGATTTGTCCGAAAAGTGCGCGAAGCAGCAGAGCTGGTGCGGAGTGCGGGGCGGGGAAGAAAGTGA
- a CDS encoding DUF1501 domain-containing protein — MKENHLNSFDDAMRAVTRRHFFRQAGFGIGAAALTGLLNTSLMAGGLNFSQDKAADPLAPRPPMFPAKAKSIIYLFMAGAPSQVDLLDYKPKLQELDGEHVPDSLMQGEKFAFIKGKPRLLGSPYEFKKWGKSGQEISELFPFLGEVADDISIVKSIHTTQFNHAPAQIFMNSGFQIVGRPSMGAWMTYGLGTEARDLPGFVVLISGENEPDGGKACWGSGFLPTVYQGVQFRSQGDAVLFLTNPGGVSPEVRRQSLDAIKDLNEMHLKSMGDPEIVTRIHSYEMAYRMQSSVPDLMDISKEPQQIKEMYGTKPGEASFANNCLLARRLVERGVRFVQLYHRGWDNHGTSSHDDIINRLPQLCHETDRAATALIKDLKQRGLLDSTIVVWGGEFGRTPMNEGRNNSKFLGRDHHPRAFSIWVAGGGFKGGATLGQTDELGYNPIADPIDVHDLHATILHLMGIDHTKLTYRFQGRDFRLTDVAGSVVNKLLA; from the coding sequence ATGAAGGAAAATCATTTGAACTCTTTTGATGACGCAATGCGGGCTGTTACGCGACGACACTTCTTTCGGCAGGCAGGATTCGGCATCGGAGCGGCTGCGCTGACTGGCCTGCTCAATACCTCCCTGATGGCCGGCGGTTTGAATTTTTCCCAGGACAAAGCCGCAGACCCGCTCGCGCCCAGGCCACCCATGTTTCCCGCGAAGGCGAAAAGCATTATTTATCTCTTTATGGCCGGCGCTCCATCGCAGGTTGACCTTCTTGACTACAAGCCGAAACTTCAGGAACTGGACGGCGAGCACGTGCCCGATTCCCTGATGCAGGGTGAGAAGTTCGCGTTTATCAAGGGCAAGCCGCGGCTGCTCGGCTCGCCATACGAGTTCAAGAAGTGGGGAAAGTCGGGGCAGGAAATTTCCGAACTCTTTCCTTTCCTCGGTGAGGTCGCTGACGACATCAGCATCGTGAAATCCATCCATACGACGCAGTTTAATCATGCCCCGGCGCAGATTTTTATGAATTCGGGTTTTCAGATTGTTGGCCGGCCCAGCATGGGCGCCTGGATGACCTACGGCCTGGGAACCGAAGCTCGTGACCTGCCAGGCTTTGTGGTGCTGATTTCAGGTGAGAATGAGCCCGACGGCGGCAAGGCATGCTGGGGCAGCGGCTTTCTACCCACTGTTTATCAAGGTGTTCAGTTTCGCTCTCAAGGCGATGCGGTGCTTTTCCTGACGAACCCAGGAGGCGTCAGCCCTGAGGTGCGGCGGCAGTCGCTCGATGCCATCAAAGATCTCAATGAGATGCACCTGAAGAGCATGGGCGATCCGGAGATTGTCACGCGGATTCATTCCTATGAAATGGCTTATCGCATGCAATCGAGCGTGCCGGACCTGATGGATATCAGCAAGGAGCCCCAGCAGATTAAGGAAATGTACGGCACGAAACCCGGAGAGGCGTCATTCGCCAACAACTGCCTTCTGGCGCGGCGGCTTGTCGAGCGTGGCGTGCGGTTTGTCCAGCTCTACCACCGCGGCTGGGACAACCACGGAACATCGTCGCACGACGACATCATCAACCGCCTGCCGCAGCTCTGCCATGAGACGGACCGCGCCGCGACTGCATTGATTAAAGACCTGAAGCAGCGTGGGCTGCTCGATTCCACGATTGTGGTCTGGGGAGGCGAATTCGGACGCACGCCGATGAACGAAGGCCGCAACAACTCCAAGTTCCTGGGGCGCGACCACCATCCACGGGCCTTCTCGATATGGGTCGCGGGCGGCGGCTTCAAGGGCGGCGCCACTCTCGGCCAAACCGATGAGCTTGGTTACAATCCAATTGCCGATCCCATCGATGTCCATGACCTGCATGCGACAATCCTTCATCTGATGGGGATCGACCACACCAAACTGACCTATCGCTTCCAGGGCCGCGACTTCCGGCTGACGGATGTGGCCGGCAGCGTTGTGAACAAACTGCTGGCGTAG